The Streptomyces sp. NL15-2K genome contains a region encoding:
- a CDS encoding oleate hydratase, which yields MRYGVPDRRARPRSCEMAKAYLVGSGIAALAAATFLIRDGGFDGVDIHLFEEQRNIGGSLDAGGTANTGYTMRGGRMFEAEYRCTYDLLSDIPSLDDPSVSVTQEILAGREEFAWDDIARLVDGDGKIVDTRSMGFTEGDRLSLVRCLATPEGHLDGKRISDCFSEHFFTTNFWFMWCTTFAFQPSHSAIEFHRYLRRFIHLLPEFASMSGIHRTRYNQYDSIVRPLTAWLRERGVTIHTGCHVTDLGFAPGRRSTRVDRIHLSRSGRDEKIQVAPEDLVLVTNGSMTDASSLGSHTAAPPPRHHRSDAWLLWHRLARGRDDFGNPDAFDKHVKESRWESFTVTAKDPTFLKALEEFSGRETGKGGLMTFTDSNWLLTIVANRQPVYRDQPEDVSVLWGYGLHPGRAGNHTPKPMTMCSGREILEEVLHHLHFDEPTAARILQTSTVVPCLMPYVTSQFLSRRRDDRPKVVPERAVNLAFIGQFAEVPDDVVFTVEYSVRTAWTAVAQLLKLDRQPPPVYKGHHDPHVLAAALETMHRH from the coding sequence CTGAGATACGGGGTTCCCGATCGACGGGCGAGACCGAGGAGTTGTGAGATGGCGAAGGCATATCTGGTGGGCAGCGGCATCGCGGCACTCGCCGCGGCCACCTTTCTGATCCGCGACGGCGGATTCGACGGGGTGGACATCCACCTCTTTGAAGAGCAGAGGAACATTGGCGGCAGCCTGGACGCGGGCGGCACGGCGAACACCGGCTACACCATGCGCGGCGGGCGGATGTTCGAGGCCGAGTACCGCTGTACGTACGACTTGTTGTCCGACATCCCCTCCCTCGACGACCCTTCGGTGTCGGTGACCCAGGAAATACTTGCCGGCCGTGAGGAGTTCGCCTGGGACGACATCGCACGCCTCGTCGACGGCGACGGGAAGATCGTCGACACCCGCTCGATGGGGTTCACTGAGGGAGACCGGCTGAGCCTGGTCCGGTGCCTGGCGACCCCTGAGGGACACCTCGACGGCAAGCGCATCAGCGACTGCTTCAGCGAGCACTTCTTCACCACGAACTTCTGGTTCATGTGGTGCACCACGTTCGCCTTCCAGCCCTCGCACAGCGCGATCGAGTTCCACCGCTATCTCAGGCGCTTCATCCACCTCCTCCCCGAGTTCGCCTCCATGTCCGGCATCCATCGGACCCGCTACAACCAGTACGACTCCATCGTGCGCCCCCTGACGGCCTGGCTCCGCGAACGCGGCGTCACCATCCACACCGGCTGCCACGTCACCGACCTCGGGTTCGCACCGGGCCGCAGGAGTACGAGGGTCGACCGCATCCACCTGTCCCGTAGCGGCCGTGACGAGAAGATCCAGGTAGCCCCCGAAGACCTGGTCCTGGTCACCAACGGCTCCATGACCGACGCCTCCAGCCTCGGCTCGCACACCGCAGCCCCGCCCCCACGTCACCATCGCTCGGACGCCTGGCTGCTCTGGCACCGCCTGGCACGCGGGCGTGACGACTTCGGCAACCCGGACGCGTTCGACAAGCACGTCAAGGAGTCGCGATGGGAGTCGTTCACGGTCACCGCGAAGGATCCCACCTTCCTCAAGGCACTGGAGGAGTTCAGCGGCCGCGAGACCGGCAAGGGCGGCCTTATGACCTTCACCGACTCCAACTGGCTGCTCACCATCGTCGCCAACCGCCAGCCCGTCTACCGTGACCAGCCCGAGGACGTCTCCGTCTTGTGGGGCTACGGCCTACATCCCGGTCGCGCCGGCAACCACACACCCAAGCCGATGACGATGTGCTCCGGCCGCGAGATCCTCGAGGAGGTCCTGCACCACCTGCACTTCGACGAGCCGACGGCGGCCCGGATCCTTCAGACCTCCACCGTCGTGCCGTGCCTCATGCCATACGTCACCAGCCAGTTCCTGTCCCGCCGCCGCGACGACCGGCCCAAGGTCGTACCCGAAAGAGCGGTGAACCTCGCCTTCATCGGACAGTTCGCCGAGGTACCGGACGACGTCGTCTTCACCGTCGAGTACTCCGTACGCACCGCCTGGACAGCGGTGGCCCAACTCCTCAAGCTCGACAGACAGCCTCCACCGGTCTACAAGGGCCACCACGATCCCCACGTCCTGGCCGCGGCCCTGGAGACGATGCACCGCCACTGA
- the ppk2 gene encoding polyphosphate kinase 2, which yields MAGKKAEKVPREAYEKELLRLQTELVKLQEWVRAEDARLVVVFEGRDAAGKGGTIKRVAEHLNPRVTRIVALPKPTERQRTQWYFQRYVEHLPAAGEIVLFDRSWYNRAGVEQVMGFCTKEEYQLFLRQCPIFERMLLEDGILLRKYWFSVSDTEQQERFRRRLEDPLRRWKLSPMDLESLTRWEAYSRAKDEMMVHTDIPEAPWYVVESDDKRRARLNMIAHLLDSVPFQEVPPPVLELPQRPPSTGYERPPRDLRTYVPDHAASL from the coding sequence ATGGCAGGCAAGAAGGCGGAGAAGGTGCCGCGCGAGGCGTACGAGAAGGAACTACTGCGCCTGCAGACGGAGTTGGTGAAGCTGCAGGAGTGGGTGCGGGCAGAGGACGCCCGTCTGGTCGTCGTCTTCGAGGGCCGGGATGCGGCCGGCAAGGGCGGCACGATCAAACGGGTCGCGGAACATCTCAACCCCCGCGTCACCCGGATCGTCGCCCTGCCCAAGCCGACCGAACGCCAGCGCACCCAGTGGTACTTCCAGCGGTACGTCGAGCATCTGCCGGCGGCCGGGGAGATCGTGCTGTTCGACCGCAGCTGGTACAACCGCGCCGGAGTCGAGCAGGTGATGGGCTTTTGCACCAAGGAGGAGTACCAGCTCTTCCTGCGCCAGTGCCCGATCTTCGAGCGGATGCTGCTGGAGGACGGGATTCTGCTGCGCAAGTACTGGTTCTCGGTGAGCGACACCGAGCAGCAGGAGCGCTTCCGGCGCCGGCTCGAGGACCCGCTGCGGCGCTGGAAGCTGTCCCCGATGGACCTGGAGTCACTCACCCGCTGGGAGGCCTACTCCCGGGCCAAGGACGAGATGATGGTGCACACCGACATCCCGGAGGCACCCTGGTACGTCGTCGAGAGCGACGACAAGCGCCGGGCCCGGCTGAACATGATCGCCCACCTGCTGGACTCCGTGCCTTTCCAGGAAGTGCCGCCGCCGGTACTGGAACTGCCGCAGCGGCCGCCGTCGACCGGTTACGAGCGCCCGCCGCGCGATCTGCGGACCTACGTCCCCGATCACGCGGCGAGCCTCTGA
- a CDS encoding globin domain-containing protein: MLSAESAAVVRATLPAVAGALDEITTRFYGAMFRDRPELLDGMFNRGNQASGAQRRALAGSIAGFATALLDDPDARPDTLLDRIAHKHAAVGVTDDQYTIVHKYLFGEIAEVLGDAVTPEVAAAWDEVYWLMAGALIGREARLYQDAGIEPGHIWRQWTVVERRTETLDTVSFLLRPADGKPAPQARAGQYVSVRAPMADGVHQLRQYSLSSDPGGELRRITVKRVTGAAGEPDGEVSNLLHTQVRPGDELTLSAPFGDVFLDDPADTTTPVVLVSAGIGCTPMTGILAHLAALRSPRPVLLLHADRSPTDHALRTETRELVGQLPHARAVFWYERPGEEEPNSRADLMNLDGIELPHDATVFLCGPLPFMREVRGQLLRAGVPAKRIRYEVFGPDLWLPGSTA; this comes from the coding sequence ATGCTGTCCGCAGAATCCGCCGCCGTGGTCCGTGCCACCCTGCCCGCCGTGGCCGGAGCACTCGACGAGATCACCACACGCTTCTACGGCGCGATGTTCCGCGACCGCCCGGAACTGCTCGACGGAATGTTCAACCGCGGCAACCAGGCCAGCGGAGCCCAGCGCCGCGCCCTGGCCGGTTCGATCGCCGGATTCGCGACCGCGCTCCTCGATGACCCGGACGCCCGCCCGGACACCCTGCTGGACCGCATCGCGCACAAGCACGCCGCGGTCGGCGTCACCGACGACCAGTACACGATCGTGCACAAGTACCTGTTCGGCGAGATAGCCGAGGTACTGGGCGACGCGGTCACCCCTGAGGTGGCGGCCGCCTGGGACGAGGTGTACTGGCTGATGGCCGGCGCCCTGATCGGCCGGGAGGCCCGCCTCTACCAGGACGCGGGCATCGAGCCCGGCCACATCTGGCGGCAGTGGACGGTCGTGGAGCGCCGCACCGAAACCCTTGACACCGTGTCCTTCCTGCTCCGCCCAGCCGACGGCAAACCAGCCCCGCAGGCACGGGCAGGCCAGTACGTGAGCGTGCGCGCCCCGATGGCCGACGGCGTACACCAGTTGCGCCAGTACAGCTTGTCCTCCGACCCCGGCGGCGAACTGCGGCGGATCACCGTGAAGCGGGTGACCGGTGCTGCCGGTGAGCCGGACGGCGAAGTCTCCAACCTGCTCCACACCCAGGTCCGCCCCGGCGACGAACTGACACTGTCCGCGCCCTTCGGCGACGTCTTCCTCGACGACCCGGCCGACACCACCACCCCGGTCGTCCTGGTCTCCGCGGGCATCGGCTGCACCCCCATGACCGGCATCCTGGCCCACCTCGCCGCCCTCCGCTCACCTCGCCCGGTCCTGCTCCTGCACGCCGACCGCTCGCCCACCGACCACGCCCTGCGCACCGAGACGCGCGAGCTCGTCGGGCAACTGCCCCATGCCCGCGCCGTGTTCTGGTACGAGCGCCCCGGCGAGGAGGAACCCAACTCCCGCGCCGATCTGATGAACCTCGACGGCATCGAACTGCCCCACGACGCCACCGTGTTCCTGTGTGGCCCGCTGCCGTTCATGCGCGAGGTGCGCGGACAGCTGCTGCGTGCCGGCGTCCCGGCCAAGCGCATCCGGTACGAGGTCTTCGGACCCGACCTTTGGCTGCCCGGATCGACGGCCTGA
- a CDS encoding zinc-dependent alcohol dehydrogenase, translated as MKAAVVRAFGEPLVIEERPDPEPGPGQVRVRVEASGLCHTDIHAARGDWPVKPNPPFVPGHEGVGLVHKLGEGVTHLAVGQRVAVPWLGKACGRCEHCLSGWETLCEQQINTGYGCDGGYAEKMLAWADFAQVVPQGITALDAAPLTCAGVTTYKALKVAEVRPTQLVAISGVGGLGHLAVQYAKIAGAQVAAIDITDEKLELAAELGADLVIDARKHDPGEVLKRYGGAHAAIALAVNDSAFAAVNSGLRRGGKLVMVALPAHGTVQVPIFDTVLNGTSVIGSIVGTRQDLAEVFQLHQAGRTRVIYETRPLTSVNESIEDVLQGHIKARIVFDLGAGR; from the coding sequence ATGAAGGCAGCGGTCGTACGAGCCTTCGGCGAGCCCCTGGTCATCGAGGAACGGCCCGACCCGGAGCCCGGCCCCGGCCAGGTCCGCGTCCGGGTCGAGGCGTCCGGGCTGTGCCACACCGACATCCACGCCGCCCGCGGCGACTGGCCCGTCAAGCCGAACCCGCCGTTCGTGCCCGGCCACGAGGGCGTGGGCCTGGTGCACAAGCTCGGAGAGGGCGTCACGCATCTCGCCGTCGGGCAGCGGGTCGCCGTGCCCTGGCTGGGCAAGGCCTGCGGGCGGTGCGAGCACTGCCTGTCCGGCTGGGAGACGCTGTGCGAGCAGCAGATCAACACCGGGTACGGCTGTGACGGCGGGTACGCCGAGAAGATGCTGGCCTGGGCTGACTTCGCCCAGGTCGTGCCCCAGGGCATCACCGCCCTCGACGCCGCCCCGCTGACCTGCGCCGGCGTCACCACGTACAAGGCGCTCAAAGTTGCCGAAGTCCGGCCCACCCAGCTCGTCGCGATCTCCGGCGTCGGCGGGCTCGGTCACCTGGCCGTGCAGTACGCGAAGATCGCTGGTGCCCAGGTCGCGGCGATCGACATCACCGACGAGAAGCTCGAACTCGCCGCGGAACTCGGCGCCGACCTCGTCATCGACGCCCGCAAGCACGATCCCGGGGAGGTGCTCAAGCGGTACGGCGGCGCGCACGCGGCCATCGCCCTCGCCGTGAACGACTCCGCGTTCGCCGCCGTCAACTCCGGGCTGCGGCGCGGCGGCAAGCTGGTGATGGTGGCGCTGCCGGCGCACGGCACGGTCCAGGTCCCGATCTTCGACACCGTCCTCAACGGCACGTCCGTGATCGGGTCGATCGTCGGCACGCGGCAGGACCTCGCCGAGGTGTTCCAGCTGCACCAGGCGGGCCGGACCAGGGTGATCTACGAGACCCGCCCGCTGACCTCGGTCAACGAGTCCATCGAGGACGTCCTGCAGGGCCACATCAAGGCCCGGATCGTCTTCGACCTCGGCGCCGGGCGGTGA
- the sulP gene encoding sulfate permease codes for MSQSSGRHAPPWRRMMPGLGTLLGYRRSWLKGDVLAGVTVAAYLVPQVMAYAGVAGLPPVAGLWAILPALALYALLGTSRLLSVGPESTTALMTATVVGPLAAGDPARYATLAATLAITVGLLCVAAWAMRLGFVADLLSRPVLIGYLTGVALIMIVDQLPKLTGVRTTGSAFFPQLWSFAGHLSRAHPATVVFSAVMIAVLFTTARFFRTVPGPLLAVVFGTAAVVVFDLDDRYGLKVIGDVPSGLPGAAVPDLTDLPHLILPALGVVLVGYTDFVLTARAFTRRDEEGPGLDANQEFLALGAANLGAGALHGFPVSSSASRTALASSAGARSQAYSLIAGAVVLAVLLFLSPLLTRTPSAVLGALVVYAAVRMIDLAGFRRLASFRRRELLLALGCLAGVLALDILYGVLVAVGLSVAELLTRVARPHDAVEGLVPGMAGMHDVDDYPQASTIPGLLVYRYDSPLFFANAENFRRRALAAVDEQTSPVRWFVLNTEANVEVDITALDAVDELRRELTERGIVFALARVKQDLLDDLTAYGLADTVGSERIFPTLPTAVAAYRKWCRDQ; via the coding sequence ATGTCCCAGAGCTCTGGCCGCCATGCTCCACCATGGCGCCGCATGATGCCCGGACTCGGGACACTGCTCGGCTACCGGCGCTCGTGGCTGAAGGGCGACGTGCTGGCCGGGGTGACCGTCGCCGCGTACCTCGTCCCGCAGGTGATGGCCTACGCGGGCGTGGCCGGCCTGCCGCCGGTCGCCGGCCTGTGGGCGATCCTGCCCGCCCTCGCCCTGTACGCCCTGCTCGGCACTTCCCGCCTCCTCTCGGTCGGCCCGGAGTCCACGACCGCGCTGATGACGGCAACGGTCGTCGGTCCGCTCGCAGCCGGTGATCCGGCCCGGTACGCGACGCTGGCGGCCACGCTCGCGATCACGGTCGGTCTCCTCTGCGTGGCGGCATGGGCGATGCGACTCGGCTTCGTCGCCGACCTGCTCTCCCGTCCCGTCCTGATCGGCTATCTGACAGGCGTGGCGCTGATCATGATCGTGGACCAGCTACCCAAACTCACCGGCGTCCGCACGACAGGCTCGGCCTTCTTCCCCCAACTGTGGTCCTTTGCGGGCCACTTGTCGCGGGCCCATCCGGCCACGGTGGTGTTCTCCGCCGTGATGATCGCGGTCCTTTTCACGACGGCGCGCTTCTTTCGCACGGTTCCCGGGCCTCTGCTCGCCGTGGTGTTCGGCACCGCGGCCGTGGTGGTCTTCGACCTCGACGACCGGTACGGCCTCAAGGTGATCGGTGACGTCCCGTCGGGCCTGCCCGGCGCGGCCGTGCCGGACCTCACCGACCTGCCGCACCTGATCCTCCCCGCCCTGGGAGTCGTCCTCGTCGGCTACACCGACTTCGTCCTCACCGCACGGGCCTTCACGCGGCGTGACGAGGAGGGTCCCGGGCTCGACGCCAACCAGGAGTTCCTGGCCCTGGGCGCGGCCAACCTGGGCGCCGGTGCGCTGCACGGATTCCCGGTGAGCAGCAGCGCCAGCCGCACCGCGCTCGCCTCCTCCGCCGGCGCCCGCAGCCAGGCGTACTCGCTGATCGCCGGAGCGGTGGTCCTCGCGGTCCTGCTCTTCCTCAGCCCTCTGCTGACCCGCACCCCTTCGGCCGTCCTCGGGGCGCTCGTGGTGTACGCCGCCGTCCGCATGATCGATCTGGCGGGCTTCCGGCGACTGGCGTCCTTCCGCCGCCGGGAACTCCTGCTGGCGCTCGGCTGCCTCGCCGGGGTACTGGCCCTGGACATCCTGTACGGGGTACTGGTCGCCGTCGGCCTGTCCGTGGCCGAGCTGCTCACCCGGGTGGCCCGCCCGCACGACGCCGTCGAGGGCCTGGTGCCCGGCATGGCCGGCATGCACGATGTCGACGACTACCCCCAGGCCAGCACCATCCCGGGCCTCCTGGTCTACCGCTACGACTCCCCTCTCTTCTTCGCCAACGCGGAGAACTTCCGCCGCCGGGCGCTGGCCGCCGTCGACGAACAGACCAGCCCCGTCCGCTGGTTCGTCCTCAACACCGAGGCCAACGTCGAGGTCGACATCACCGCCTTGGACGCCGTCGACGAACTCCGCCGCGAACTCACCGAGCGCGGCATCGTCTTCGCCCTCGCCCGCGTCAAGCAGGACCTGCTGGACGACCTGACGGCGTACGGCCTCGCGGACACCGTCGGCAGCGAGCGGATCTTCCCCACCCTGCCGACGGCCGTGGCCGCGTACCGGAAGTGGTGCCGCGACCAGTAG
- a CDS encoding universal stress protein, with the protein MSRTVTVGLDGSSESGAAAEWAAREAKLRGFPLRLVHVWEPVPQPMAQAPLLGAETQQHWSERIPREAAEGLRLRHPGLDVTVDHVDGGPGEVLTRVAQDAELLVLGSRGLSGLGGFLVGSVSQDVVAHTEVPVVLVRAGEQAADEHAMDPAGIPSAATPFRPVVLGLDTESPDDTVITFAFEEAARRVTPLRVVHAWNPPPYFAYGLQADPQLSTELGKQEAAALAEVLHRWKEKYPAVEVVEESGWGSPAVQLVDASREASLVVVGRRIRRSALGAHIGPVTHAVLHHSTAPVAVIAHD; encoded by the coding sequence ATGTCCCGCACCGTCACCGTGGGCCTCGACGGCTCGTCAGAGAGCGGTGCCGCTGCCGAGTGGGCGGCCCGCGAGGCGAAGTTGCGCGGTTTTCCCCTGCGGCTGGTGCACGTCTGGGAGCCCGTTCCGCAGCCCATGGCGCAGGCTCCGCTGCTCGGTGCCGAGACCCAGCAGCACTGGAGCGAGCGCATCCCGCGCGAGGCCGCCGAGGGACTCCGCCTGCGTCATCCCGGCCTGGACGTGACCGTGGACCACGTCGACGGCGGTCCCGGCGAGGTGCTGACGCGCGTGGCCCAGGATGCCGAACTCCTGGTCCTCGGCTCCCGCGGGCTGAGCGGACTCGGAGGGTTCCTGGTCGGCTCCGTGAGCCAGGACGTCGTTGCCCACACCGAGGTTCCCGTGGTCCTTGTGCGGGCGGGGGAGCAGGCCGCCGACGAGCACGCCATGGACCCGGCCGGCATCCCGTCCGCGGCGACCCCGTTCCGGCCCGTCGTGCTCGGCCTCGACACCGAAAGCCCCGACGACACGGTGATCACCTTCGCCTTCGAGGAGGCCGCCCGTCGGGTCACACCCCTGCGGGTCGTCCACGCCTGGAACCCCCCGCCGTACTTCGCCTACGGCCTGCAAGCCGACCCCCAGCTCAGCACCGAGCTGGGCAAGCAAGAGGCGGCCGCGCTGGCCGAGGTTCTGCACCGCTGGAAGGAGAAGTACCCGGCCGTCGAGGTGGTCGAGGAGTCTGGATGGGGCAGCCCCGCCGTCCAGCTGGTCGACGCCTCGCGCGAGGCCTCCCTCGTCGTCGTGGGCCGTCGCATCCGCCGCAGCGCGCTCGGCGCCCACATCGGCCCGGTCACTCACGCCGTCCTGCACCATTCCACTGCACCCGTCGCCGTCATCGCGCACGACTGA
- a CDS encoding universal stress protein — protein MRELPLVVGVDGSEPSLRAVDWAADEAALRGVPLRVVYASLWERYEGAALAADLGKPSEQVRADDIIEGATRRARARHPGLKVSADVLPEEPEYALVREGRHAGALVLGTRGRSGIAELLLGSVSLTVAAHAHCPVIVLRGSHDNQVTPAVRGCVVVGVGEHSDPSAALRFAFEAARRRGVPLEAVRAWRRPAHETTDHPLLSGGPTRVYEEQAAKTLEAALRDAPEDVEVRRRTVEGPARRVLLDASHEADLLVVGARRREGHLGLQLGRVAHAALHHSACPVAVVPERV, from the coding sequence ATGAGGGAACTGCCTCTGGTCGTCGGTGTGGACGGCTCCGAGCCCAGCCTGCGGGCCGTGGACTGGGCGGCCGACGAGGCCGCGCTGCGCGGGGTCCCGCTGCGGGTGGTGTACGCGTCGCTGTGGGAGCGGTACGAGGGCGCCGCACTCGCCGCCGACCTCGGCAAGCCGTCCGAGCAGGTGCGGGCCGACGACATCATCGAGGGCGCGACCCGCCGGGCGCGGGCCCGCCACCCCGGCCTGAAGGTATCGGCCGACGTGCTGCCGGAGGAGCCGGAGTACGCGCTGGTGAGGGAAGGCCGGCACGCCGGCGCCCTGGTCCTGGGCACCCGCGGCCGTAGCGGCATCGCCGAACTGCTGCTCGGTTCGGTGAGCCTGACCGTTGCCGCCCACGCCCACTGCCCGGTGATCGTGCTGCGCGGCAGCCACGACAACCAGGTGACGCCCGCGGTCCGCGGATGCGTCGTCGTGGGCGTCGGCGAGCACTCGGACCCGTCGGCGGCCCTGCGCTTCGCCTTCGAGGCGGCGCGGCGGCGCGGGGTGCCCTTGGAGGCCGTACGAGCCTGGCGACGTCCCGCGCACGAGACCACCGACCATCCGCTGTTGTCCGGCGGGCCCACCCGTGTGTACGAGGAGCAGGCGGCGAAGACGCTGGAAGCGGCGCTGCGCGACGCCCCGGAAGACGTGGAAGTGCGCCGGCGCACCGTCGAAGGCCCCGCCCGCAGGGTGCTCCTGGATGCCTCGCACGAGGCCGATCTGCTCGTCGTCGGCGCTCGCCGACGCGAGGGTCACCTCGGGCTCCAGCTCGGTCGGGTTGCCCACGCGGCCCTGCACCACTCCGCCTGCCCGGTCGCCGTTGTGCCGGAACGGGTCTGA
- a CDS encoding DUF2933 domain-containing protein, which produces MNQRSYGMYALAAASVVGALMAGASLDGLAGLALVAACPLMMIFLMKGVHGQDMHGGHSDDGLDDDPLDKHDQHQHPGSGRR; this is translated from the coding sequence ATGAACCAGCGCAGCTACGGCATGTACGCGCTCGCCGCGGCGAGCGTCGTCGGAGCCCTGATGGCCGGCGCCTCGCTGGATGGCCTCGCCGGGCTCGCTCTCGTGGCTGCCTGCCCGCTGATGATGATCTTCCTCATGAAGGGCGTGCACGGTCAGGACATGCACGGCGGTCACAGCGACGACGGCCTGGACGACGACCCGCTGGACAAGCACGACCAGCACCAGCACCCCGGATCCGGCCGGCGCTGA